CGCGCGATGCGCGCCCACGCGGACGTGGCCCCGGCCTACGGCCTCTCCGGGATCGAGGGGGTGGCCGAGGCTGCGGCGAAGCTGGCCGGGATCGTGGACGTGGAGCTGGTCGCCTTCCCGCAGCACGGCGTGGTGCGGGAGCCGGGGGTGGCCGAGCTGCTCGCGGAGGCGGCGGCGAGCGGTCTGGTGACGCACATCGGCGGCATCGACCCGGCCGGCTTCGACACGGCGGACGGGGCGGCCGGGGGCGACCAGCTCGGCATCGTGTTCACGCTGGCGGAGCGGTACGGCCTGGGCCTCGACATCCATCTGCACGACCGGGGCGAGCAGGGCCTGGCCCCGCTGCGGGACATCGCGGCCCGCACGCGCGCGCTGGGTCTCCAGGGCCGGGTGAGCGTGGCGCACGCCTTCGCGGTGGCCGGCCTGTCGGGCCGCGACCTCGACGAGACGGCGGACCTGCTCGCGGAGGCGGACATCGCCCTCACGACGGTCGCCCTGTCGGTGACGACGATCCTTCCGTTCCGGCGGCTCGCCGAGCGCGGGGTACGGGTCGGGCTGGGCTCGGACGGAGTCAGGGACAACTGGAGCCCGTTCGGCGACGCGGACATGCTGCATCGGGCGTGGCTCGCGGCCTGGGCCCTGGACCTGCGGCTCGACGAGGAGCTGGAGGCCTGCTTCCGGCTGGCGGCGGACGGCGGCGCGGCTCTCCTGGGCCTCCCGAGGGCGGACCTCCGCCCCGGCTCTCCGGCCGACTTCATGCTGCTCGACGGGGAGTGCGTCCCCCAGGCGGTGGTGGACCTCCCGCGCCGCGACGTGGTGGTCCGCGCGGGCCGGGTGGTGGCCAGGGACGGCCACCTGGTCTGACGGCCCCTCCTCCCCCCGTACCGGATCAGTCGCGTTCCACGTCCGCCGTCGTCAGGGAACGGGTCTGCGAAGATCGAAGGAGCACGACATCCACCCGACTGGAGCCGCCCCCATGACCGTCCACCGCCCCGCCGCCCGCGGCACCGCCGTCGGGGACACCCACCAGTCCCTGCGGGAGCGGGTCTACGTGGAGCTGCGCGAGCGGATCATCGAGGCGGAGTACCCGGCGGGCCTGCGGCTCGTGGAGCGGGAGATCGCCGACGAGCTGAGGGTCTCCCGGGTGCCGGTGCGCGAGGCGATGCAGCGCCTGGAGTCGGAGGGCTTCCTCTCGGTGCAGCCGCGCCGGGGTTCGGTGGTGGCGGACTTCGGCCCGGCGGACGCCGAGTACCTCTTCGACGTACGGGAGAACCTGGAGGGGCTGGCCGCGCGGCTCGCCGCCCGGCACGCGAGCCCCATGCGCCTGCGGGACCTGGAAAGGCTGTTGGCGCGGGCCAGGAAGGCCGCTGAGTCCGGGCGGCTCCGCGAGGCCGTCTCCCTCAACGCCGACTTCCACCGGCAGATCGTCGAACTCTCCGGCAACCCGCTCCTGGTGGACCTGATGGCCCCGCTCGACTCCCGGCTGCGGCGGCTCTTCCGGCTCACCTCGGCGCAGTCGGACGGCGAGCCGATGTGCGGGGCCCACGAGCGGCTCTACGAGGCCGTCCGCGACCACGACGAGGACGGCGCGGAGGCGCTGGCCCGCGCCCATGTCGCGGACACCCGCGCCTCCGCCGCCCGTCTGCTGGCCACGTCCCCGGGGGAGCCCGGGAGGGCGTCCTGACTTAATCGGGTGCGTCGGCATCCGGCGGGGTGGTACAAGATCCCGCGTGACTGAGAACCTCGACTTCCCCGCCCTGCTGCAGATGATCGACGAGCGGTCCGCCGCGTTCCGCGCCGCGATCACCGCCGCCCCGAGCCTCGACGCCGACGTCCCGTCCTGCCCGGGGTGGACGCTGTACGACCTGGCGCACCACCTCAGCGAGGGGGACCGCTTCTGGGCCCACATCGTGCGGAACACCGCGCCGGGCGACGAGCGGCCGAGCAAGGACGGGCTGGCGGCGCCCAAGGAGCGCGAGGCCCTGGTGGCCTGGTGTGCGGACTCGACGGAGCAGCTGCTGGCCGCCCTGCGCGAGGCCGGCCCGGACCGGGCCTGCTGGGCCTGGTGGGAGCCGCTGGCCTCGCCGCACACGGTGGCCGCCGTGGCCCGCCGCCGCGTCCCGGAGTCGATGATTCACACCTACGACGCCCAGCTGGCCTCCGGCGCCCCACAGGAGTTGCCGACGACCGAGGCGCTCGACGCCGCCGAGGAGTTCCTCGCCACCGTCTGCACCGCCACGACTCCGTGGCCGGGCGAGCCCGCCACCATGGACTACCACGCGGCCGAGGGCCGCTCATGGCGCCAGACGGTGGACTCCGCCGGCACCCGGTTCACCCGCCTCACCCCGGCGGAGGCCGCCGACAGCAAGCCCACCGCCGCCCTCCACGGCACGGCGAGCGAGCTGGCCCTGCTGATGTACATGCGCGTCCCGGCCGACGCGGTGCGGATGGAGGGGGACGCCGGGCTGCTCCGGCGGCTGCAGAACTGGGGCTGATGTCCTGAGCCCCTGATCGTCGGCAGTACGCGGCGAGGGACTCGGGAAGAGGTGTCAGCCCAGTTTCCGCAGGGCCGTCCGGACGGCGGCCAGGTCCTCGTCCGAGGCCAGCCCGGCGTGGTAGAGCCGCAGTTCACCGGCGCCCGCCTCGCGGGCCCGCTCGGCGTCCTCGGCCAGCCGGCCGGGCGCGCCGCCCATGCCGGTGACGACGGACAGGTTCGCCGCGAGGACGGTGTCCACGCGCGCGTGGGCGGCGAACTCCGCGACCCGGTGCGGCCGGGCGACCACCCCGTCAGCGAGGCCCAGGACGTGCGCCGGGTCGGTGCCGGTGTCGGCACCGCACGTGTACGGGTCGGGGTCGGCGTGCAGCATGACCCGGAAGCCGGGTGGCGCGGCGGCCCGTACGGCGGCCACGGCTGCCTCCTGGAAGGCGCGGGCGGTCCCGGCGCGCCAGGCACCGGCCGGGGCCTCCAGGGCACCGAGACCGCCCGCCGGACCCGATCCGGCCCATACGGGTCCCAGGGCGCCCCGCACGGCGGCGGCCAGCTCCTCGGGGTCGACGCCCTCGCCCCCGTACCCCTCGCGGCAGGAGGGGCAGAAGCAGAGCGACATCAGGTACTGCGCGCGCCCGTCGAGGGCGATGCCGCCGGTCTTGTCGTGGGCGTGGAGATGGGCGAGGCCGTACCAGCCGCAGGACTCCAGCTCGGTGCCGGCGGCGCCCGGCCGTACGGCCGCCTCGGCGGCCAGGTCCACGAGCAGCTCACGGACCTCCGGGCGGGCGACGCAGGGCGCCCAGGGGTAGCGGTCGCCGTAGGCGTTGACGACGGAGGTCTCCGGATGTTCGGCGCCGAGACGGGAATTGTGCGCGAGCACGACCCAGCTGTGCACGTCGAGGCCGGTGGGCGCGAGGGCCTCGGCGGCCCGCCCGAAGGCGTCGCCGGGGGCCCACTCCCCCGCCGGGTACGGGCGGAGCGGGCGGCCGGCCCAGCGGTCCGGGTCCGGCGGGTAGAGCACGGCGGCGTGCTCGGCGGTGACGATCCGGCGGGCGGGGTGACGGGGGGTCAGCGCCCGGGTGGAGTGGTAGGCGGCGGCGAGGGTGACCTGCGCGAGGCCCAGCTCGGCGAGCAGCCCGGGAGCGGCGGGGTCGCCGTCGACGTCCCAGGGGTAGACGAAGGCGCCGGCACGCATCCCACCACCACCGCTCCCGCTTCCGCCTGCGGTGCCGCCGGTTCCGGCGTTCGCCGTGTCCCCGCTCACGCGCCGAGCTCCTTCAGGGCGGCCCGTCCCCGCTCGACAAGGCGCATGAGGGCGTCGACGTGCTCGGGCGCGGGCTCGCTCAGCGGCGGCCGTACGGGTCCCACGTCCAGGCCTCCCCGCCGTACCGCCGCCTTGACGAGCGAGACGGCGTATCCCCGTCCCTCGGCGCGGAGTTCGACGAGCGGCCGGTAGAAGTCGTCGACGAGCCGGTTCACGCTGGTGTCGTCGCCGGTGGCGAGCGCACGGTGGAAGGCGAGGGCGATGTCCGGAGCGAAGCAGAAGACGGCGGAGGAGTAGAGGGCGACGCCGATGCCCCGGTAGGCGAGGCCGGTGAGTTCGGCTGTCGGCAGTCCGTTGAAGTAGAGCAGGTCGAGACCCTCGGCGCGGACGGCGCTGACGATCCGCTGCATCAGGTCGAGGTCGCCGAGGCCGTCCTTGAGGCCGATGATGCCGTCCGTACGGGCGAGGGCGACGGCCGTGGCCGGGGTGAGGATCGCGTTGTCGCGCTGGTAGACGATGACGTCGAGCGAGGTCGCGGCGGCGAGTTCGGTGTAGTGGCGGAGCAGTCCGGCCTGGTCGGCGACGACGAGGTACGGCGGCATGGCGAGGAGTCCGTCGGCGCCGGCCTCCTCGGCGAGCCGGGCGTACCGGACGGCGAGCGCGGTGCCGTAGCCGGCGCCCGCGACGACGGGGACGCGGCCGGCGGTCTCCTCGACGGCGGCGGCGACGCAGTCCCGGAACTCCTCGGGGGTCAGGGCGTGGAATTCGCCGGTGCCGCAGCAGGCGAACACGGCGGCGGCGCCCGCGTCGACACCCGCGCGCACATGGGCGCGGAAGGTGTCGAGGTCGACGGAGCCGTCCGGCGCGAAGGCGGTGACGGGAAAGAACAGCAGGCCGTCGAGCCGGCCGGCGAGCGGGGCAGTGGTCACGGTCGCTCCCAGGGAAGTCCGTCGTACAGGGCCATCTCGTGCACAGTTATGACTGTCATCCATATTCTTGAACACTGACGCTTCGCACGCTAGAACAGCACGGAAGGGCCGGTCAAGGAGGGAACGCGCCCTGTCGCACACTCTTGACGCTCCGTCGGGCCGCTCCCTAGCGTGTCCACGGTTGTGAATTCCACTCACGTGAATGCCGCGGCGCGCGGTTGAATGCCACCGCATGCCGCTCGACGGAGGAGATCCGCTCCATGCCCGCACCCCGCACCGTCCTGCTCACCGGCGCCGCCGGAGGCGTCGGCACGCTGATGCGGGAGCTGCTGCCCCCGCTCGGCTACGAGCTCCGCCTCCTGGACGTCGCCCCCGTGCCGGGGGCACCGGACGCGATCGTCGCCGACCTCGCCGACCGCGCGGCGCTGCGCGAGGCGGTCCGGGGCGTCGACGCGATCGTGCACCTGGCGGGCATCTCCCTGGAGTCGACCTTCGACAAGATCATGGCGGCCAACATCGCCGGGACCCACCACCTCTACGAGGCCGCCCGCGAGGAGGGCGTCCCGCGCGTGGTGTTCGCCTCCAGCAACCACGCCGTCGGCTTCACCAGGCAGCCCCGCGAGGGCGACCCGCTCGTGCCGGTCGGCACCCCGCACCGCCCGGACACCTTCTACGGCCTGTCCAAGTGCTTCGGCGAGGACCTGGCACAGCTCTACTGGGACCTGCACGGCGTCGAGACCGTCTCGGTCCGCATCGGCTCCTGCTTCCCCGAGCCCACCTCCGTCCGGATGCTGTCGATGTGGCTCAGCCCCGCCGACTGCGCCCGTCTCCTGCACGCCGCGCTCACCGCCGAGGACGTGGCCCACACGATCGTGTACGGCTCGTCCGCCAACACGCGCGCGTGGTGGGACCTCTCCTCGGCCCGGGCGCTCGGCTTCACGCCGCGGGACGACTCGGAGGTCTACGCGGAGAAGCTCATCGCCGACAGGGGCTTCCCGCCGGAGGACAGCGCCGACGCCCTCTACCTGGGCGGCCACTTCTGCGTGTCCCCGCCGCAGTGGCCGCACTGACACGACGACAGGAGCACCCCATGGATCCACGCCCCCTCGCCCTCGTGACCGGCGTCGGCCGTACGGTCGGCATCGGCGTGGGCATCGCCGACCGCCTCGCGGAGTCCGGCTGGGACGTCGCGTTCACGTACTGGACCCCCTACGACCGGCGCATGGAATGGGGCGAGGAGCGCGGCGCCGCCGCGGCCGTCACCGGCCGGCTGGCCGCACGGGGCGCCGCCTGTACGGCCGTCGAGGCCGACCTCGCCGATCCCGAGGCGCCCGCGCGCGTCTTCGACACGGCCGAGGAGCGGCTCGGGCGCCCGGTCACCGCTCTCGTCATGTGCCACTGCGAGTCGGTCGACTCCGGGCTCCTCGACACCACCGTCGAGAGCTTCGACCGTCATTTCGCGGTCAACGCGCGCGCGTCCTGGCTGCTGATCCGGGAGTACGGCCGACGGTTCACCGGCACCCCGGGAACCGGTCGCATCGTCGCCCTGACCAGCGACCACACCGTGGGGAACCTGCCGTACGGAGCGAGCAAGGGCGCCCTCGACCGCATCACACTGGCCGCCGCGCGCGAGCTCGCGCACCTCGGGGTCACCGCCAACGTCGTCAATCCGGGCCCGGTGGACACCGGCTGGATGACGGAACCGCTCCGGGAGGAGATGACGCGCCAGACCCCGCTCGGCCGCCTCGGCACCCCCCGGGACACCGCGCACCTGGTCGACTTCCTCTGCTCGCCCGAAGGACAGTGGATCAACGGGCAGCTGCTGATGAGCAACGGAGGGCTCGCGTGAGACGCACGGTGTGAGCGGCGGGGGCGCCCGAGCCCGTCGGGCAGAGGGACGGGCAGGAGTACGCAGGACCCGGCCGGACTGATACGGGGGAGCCGGCCGGGGCCCGGGTCACGGCGCGCGCTGGCAGCCGGACCTGCTCACCGTAGGCCCGGACGAAGATCATCGCGAGCCACGGAACGCGACCTCTGTCCGGAATGCGCGGTGGGTTGATGCAGGGAAGCCCGCCGGTCAGCGAAAGACGCGCCCCCTTATGCGCCCCGGCGCACGCCGGGCCTACGGCGACCGGCGCACGGCCTGCCCGAGGGGGACCGGAAGCCGCGTCAACGGCACCCGCGCAAGGTCTCCGAAGGCGACTCGCCGTACTTCTCCCGGTAGCGCGCCGCGAAGCGGCCCTGGTGGGCGAAGCCCCAGCGCCAGGCCACCTCGCTCACGCCCACCTCGTCCGGCGCGGCCGCCCGCAGCTCCTCACGGACCCGGTCGAGCCGGACCTCCCGTACGTACGCCATCGGCGACATCCCCACGTACTCGCGGAACGACTCCTGGAGACGGCGCACGCTCACCCGGGCCAGGAGGGCCAGTTCGGTGGTCGTGAACGGATACTCGGGGCGCTCCCGCACCGCGTCCATCACCCGCTTGACGGGGGCCGGCCGCCGCGGCTCCCCCGGGTGCGCGAGCGCCTCGCGCCAGGGGTGCTCGGCGGCGAGCAGCAGCCCGTTGAGCAGCGCCTCCTGCAAGGGGCGCGCCACCAGCTCGTGCCGGGCGAGGCCCTCGCCGGCGAGCGCCTCCGCGGCGACCTGTCGGGCGAAGCGCACCCAGCTCAGACCGGGACCGCGGCTGATGTCCAGGCCGGGCGCGAAGACGAGCGGACCCCGGGGCGGGCGACCGATCAGCGCCTCCAGACGGTCGCGCAGCTCGGCCGCCCCGACCTTCACCGACAGCGTCCGGCAGTCACCGGTCCAGCGGTCGAGGAAGGTGTCGCCCGCCGGGTCGAGCAGCAGGGCCCCGGTATCCGTCGCGACGATCGGGGCGCCGCCCTGGCGCATCTCCATCCGCCCGCTGAGCGGCGCGTTCAGGTGGTACGCGCCCAGCTCCCCGAAGCTCATCCGCACATCGGCCCCGCAGCTCAGGTCGCCGATGACCAGCGGGCCGAGCACGACCGTGTCGAAGCGGGCCGCGAAGGGGCGCCGCTCGCGGTCGACGAGGTCCATCCGGTTCGCGTAGTAGCGGGCGTCGAGCTCCACGCGTGCCTCGTCCACGTCCTGTGTCCGAAAACAGTTGCCGTCGACCGCGCCCACAGCGCCCCCCGCCCCCGCCGGTTCCACCGGCCCCTCCGCCCCCACTGCACCCATGGGTCGAAAGAATATTCATATGACGGATCTGACCGGGAACGGCAGGATGCCCGGCATGCCACGACCTCATGGATTCACGTACGAACAGCGCCGGGACGGCTCGGTGGTCCTCACCCACCAGGGACGCGCCGCCGGTGTGCTGCGCGGCGCCCGCGCCGAGAAGTTCCTCGCCGAGGTCGGGTCGGGCGACGCCCAGCTCGTCATGGCCCGGTGGACGGGCGCGTACCGCTTCGGCAACGAGCGCCAGGCCAGGAACCATCCGCGTAATCAAGGTGGCCGAACCGGCCGAGGGTAAGGGAACGGCAAAGGTGCCCGGTTCGTTAGCCCAGGCATGACCGCTATGACCCCCGGCTCGAACATCCCTCTCACCGCCGCGCGCGTGGCGGTGGACGTCGCCGCCCCGGTGCGGCTCGACGTCTCGGGCCTGCTGCTCGGCGCCAACGGCAAGGTGCGCTCGGACGACGACTTCATCTTCTACAACCAGCCCTCAGGGCCCGGTGTCACCTACCGCTCCGGCGGCGGTGCCGCCCCCGACGCGATCCTGGTGGACACCGGCGCCGTCCCGGCCGGCATCGAGAGGATCGTCGTCACCGCGAGCCCCGACGCCGCGGGCCAGACCTTCCAGGGCATCGAGCCCACCGCCACCCTCCGCAACGCGGACGACGGCACCGTCCTGGCCACCTTCACCCCGCCGCAGCTGGCCTCCGAGACGGCGCTCGTCGTCGTGGAGATCTATCTGCGCAACGGGGCGTGGAAGGCCCGCGCCGTCGGCCAGGGCTATGCGAACGGCCTGGCGGGCATCGCGACCGACTTCGGCGTCTCGGTGGACGACGAGCCCGCCGCCGCCCCGGCCGCGGCCGCGCCCGCCCCCGTCGCCCCGCCCGCCCCGGTCGCGCCGCCGGTGGCACCCCCCGCGCCGCCGGCGCCACCCGTCGCCCCGGTGGACCCCCGGATCGCGGCCGCCACGCCGTCCGCTCCCCCGGCCCCCGCCTCCTCGGGCAAGATCAACCTCGACAAGGGCCGGGTCAGTCTCCAGAAGAACCAGACGGTGTCCCTGGTCAAGGGCGGCCGTCCGCTGCTCTCCCAGGTCAAGATGGGCCTCGGATGGGAGCCGGCGTACCGGGGCAAGGACATCGACCTGGACGCCTCCGTCATCGCGTACGGCCCGCAGCGCAACCACCTGGACAGCTGCTACTTCGGCAAGCTGTCCATCCTCAACGGCTCGGTGAAGCACTCCGGCGACAACCTCACCGGCGAGGGCGCGGGCGACGACGAGGTGATCGTGGTCGACCTCGGCCGGCTGCCCGCCGACGCGACGGGTCTGGTCTTCACGGTGAACTCGTTCTCCGGCCAGAAGTTCACCGAGGTCGCCAAGGCCTACTGCCGGCTGATCGACGCGGCGACGGGCGAGGAGCTGGTCCGCTTCGACCTGACCACCGCCGAGCCGCAGACCGGCGTGATGATGGCCAAGCTGATCAAGCAGTTCACCGGCGAGTGGGAGATGACGGCGATGGGCGAGTTCGTGAAGTCGCGGACCGTCCGGGGCATGGTGAAGCCGGCCGCCCAGGCACTCTGAGCGGCCGGGTCCGCGCCCCGACTACGAGAACAGGGCGCTGTACGCGTTGAGGGCGGGCTGGCCGCCGAGGTGGGCGTAGAGCACGGTCGAGTCCCGGCCGATCTCTCCCCGGTCCACCAGATCGATCAGTCCCGCCATCGACTTCCCCTCGTACACGGGGTCGGTGACCATGCCCTCGGTGCGGGCCGCGAGCCTCATCGCGTCGAGGGTCGTCTCGTCCGGGACCCCGTACACCCCGGCGTGGTAGCGCTCGTCCAGCTCGACGTCGGCCGCCGTCACCGGGCGCTCGACACCGATGAGGGCGGCGGTGTCCCGGGCGATCCGGGTGATCTGCTCATGGGTCGGGACCGGCTTCGCGGAGGCGTCGACGCCGATGATCCGGCGGGCCGGACCACCCTCCTCCTCGGCGAGCGCGGCGAAGCCCGCGACCATGCCGGCCTGGGTGGAGCCGGTCACCGAGCAGACGACCACCGTGTCGAAGAGGACGCCGAGTTCGCGCTCCTGCTCCGCCACCTCGTACGCCCAGTTCGCGAAGCCGAGCCCGCCGAGCCGGTGGTCGGAGGCGCCCGCCGGGATCGCGTACGGCTTCCCGCCGCTCTCCTCGACCTCCCGCAGGGCCAGCTCCCAGCTCTCCTTGAAGCCGATCCCGAAGCCCGCCTTCACCAGGCGCACGTCGGCGCCCGCGAGGCGGCTGATCAGGATGTTGCCGACCTTGTCGTAGACGGAGTCGGGCCAGTCGACCCAGCTCTCCTGGACGAGGACGCAGCGCAGCCCGGCGCGGGCAGCGACGGCGGCGACCTGACGGGTGTGGTTGGACTGGACGCCGCCGATGGAGACGAGGGTGTCGCAGCCCTGGGCGAGGGCGTCGGCGACCAGGTACTCCAGCTTGCGGGTCTTGTTCCCGCCGTACGCCACACCGGAGTTGCAGTCCTCGCGCTTGGCCCAGAGGGTGGCGCCGCCGAGGTGGTGGGTGAGCCGTTCGAGGGGATGGACCGGCGAGGGCCCGAAGAGGAGCGGGTAGCGGTCGAAGTCGGTGATCGGCAAAGCGGCTCCCGGTGAGTGACGGCTGCGGGTCGACGTTCCTGGACACGGGGACGGGTACGGGGCGCGGGCGGACGCGAGGAAGGGCTCACGGGCCGGACGCGGGCGGGCCCGGCCCGACGTGGGACCGGCCCGGGAACGGACGGCCTACCCCGCCGCAGACCCGGGGGACGTGGGGGCCGCGGGGGCCGCGGGCTCGGCGGGCACGGGGGCCGCCGAGGCCACGGCAGAAGCCGTCGGCGCCGGGATTCCCGTCACCTCCGCCACCTCGATGGCGTCGTCCGCGAGCTGCTCCAGGGCCGCCCAGATCTCCGTGGTGACCCGCACCGCCTCCGCCGCGTCCCCCGCCGCGCAGGCGTCGATGAGCCGCGCGTGCAGCTCGGCCGAGCCACAGCTCCCGGCGTCGCCGAAGAGGCGCCGCTCGACCCGGCGGATGAGGGGGGTGTAGCGCGCGATCGTGGCGGCGGCGGCGTGGTTGCCGCTGGCGACGACGAGGACCTGGTGCAGCTCGTCGTCGGCCTGGAGGGCGGCCTCGACGTCGGAGGCGCGGACGGCCGCGGCGAAGCGCTCGTTGGCCTCGCGCATGGCCCGGATGCCCTCGGGCCCGAGCAGGGGGACGCCCGTCCTCGCGGCGAGTTCGTGCATCACCCGGACCACCGAGGCGGCGTCCCGGACGACCCGGCTGACCGGCCGGGTGACCCGGGTGTAGCTCTGCGGCTTGGACTCGACGAGCCCCTCGTCGCCGAGCCGGGCCAGGGCCTCCCGCACAGGTGCGCGCGAGAGCCCCAGCCGGCCGGCGAGGTCGGCGTCCTTGAGCGGGGCGCCGGGGGCGAGGTCACCGCGCACGATGGCCTCGCGCAGCGCCTCGTAGGCCCGGTCACGCAGCAGGGTCCGGCCCACGGGCCGTAATGCGTCCATGGACTGACATGTTAGATGTCAGTCCATGGAGCTGACCAGAGGTCAGAAGTGAAGGTCGGGTGCGGGTCAGCGACGCGGCTGCCGGCGCCACGGACCGGTGATCGCCACCATGATGCCCGGATCCTGGATGTTGGCGAACAGTGTCTCGCCGTCGGGCGAGAAGGTCACACCGGTGAACTCGCTGCCGTTGAGGTCGTTGCGGGCGATCGGGTAGGTGCGGCCCGAGTCGGTGGCGCCGAAGAGGTGCTGGACCCCCTCCCCGTCCTCGGCGATGACGAGCCCGCCGTAGGGGGAGACGGTGATGTTGTCGGGGCCGTCGTAGGCGCCGTCCACGTCCGGGTTCGCGTTCACGCCGAGCAGCACCTTGAGGGTGAGGGTGCGGCGCTTGGGGTCGTAGAACCAGACCTGGCCGTCGTGCGCGGCGCCGGGGCTCTCCTCCCGCGCGTAGGAGGAGACGACGTACGTGCCGCCGTCGGCCCACCACATCCCCTCCAGCTTGCGGGCGCGGGTGATCTGGCCGTCCGTGAACTGCTTGCGGACGGAGACCGTACGGCCGTCGCGGTCGGGGACGTCGACCCAGTCCACGCCGTAGACGGTGCCGATCCGGGTCGCCCGGGAGAGGTCGTCCACGAAGCGGCCCCCGGAGTCGACGCACTTGGCGGCCTGGAGGACACCGGCGTCGTCGGCGAGGGTACGGAGCTTGCCGC
This sequence is a window from Streptomyces sp. NBC_00691. Protein-coding genes within it:
- a CDS encoding amidohydrolase → MRGRLRRAVVYQITACAHRTADRSEETPVTPPPPRTATLFHDVRPFGERSGDLIAVDGVLVPEVPAGAVVERVDGGGRLALPTLVDAHIHPDKTSWGEPWHSRRPADGIAAYAAGDVELSRALPTPVGERALRLMSHAAARGTRAMRAHADVAPAYGLSGIEGVAEAAAKLAGIVDVELVAFPQHGVVREPGVAELLAEAAASGLVTHIGGIDPAGFDTADGAAGGDQLGIVFTLAERYGLGLDIHLHDRGEQGLAPLRDIAARTRALGLQGRVSVAHAFAVAGLSGRDLDETADLLAEADIALTTVALSVTTILPFRRLAERGVRVGLGSDGVRDNWSPFGDADMLHRAWLAAWALDLRLDEELEACFRLAADGGAALLGLPRADLRPGSPADFMLLDGECVPQAVVDLPRRDVVVRAGRVVARDGHLV
- a CDS encoding GntR family transcriptional regulator, with translation MTVHRPAARGTAVGDTHQSLRERVYVELRERIIEAEYPAGLRLVEREIADELRVSRVPVREAMQRLESEGFLSVQPRRGSVVADFGPADAEYLFDVRENLEGLAARLAARHASPMRLRDLERLLARARKAAESGRLREAVSLNADFHRQIVELSGNPLLVDLMAPLDSRLRRLFRLTSAQSDGEPMCGAHERLYEAVRDHDEDGAEALARAHVADTRASAARLLATSPGEPGRAS
- a CDS encoding maleylpyruvate isomerase family mycothiol-dependent enzyme, which translates into the protein MTENLDFPALLQMIDERSAAFRAAITAAPSLDADVPSCPGWTLYDLAHHLSEGDRFWAHIVRNTAPGDERPSKDGLAAPKEREALVAWCADSTEQLLAALREAGPDRACWAWWEPLASPHTVAAVARRRVPESMIHTYDAQLASGAPQELPTTEALDAAEEFLATVCTATTPWPGEPATMDYHAAEGRSWRQTVDSAGTRFTRLTPAEAADSKPTAALHGTASELALLMYMRVPADAVRMEGDAGLLRRLQNWG
- a CDS encoding 5-dehydro-4-deoxyglucarate dehydratase encodes the protein MTTAPLAGRLDGLLFFPVTAFAPDGSVDLDTFRAHVRAGVDAGAAAVFACCGTGEFHALTPEEFRDCVAAAVEETAGRVPVVAGAGYGTALAVRYARLAEEAGADGLLAMPPYLVVADQAGLLRHYTELAAATSLDVIVYQRDNAILTPATAVALARTDGIIGLKDGLGDLDLMQRIVSAVRAEGLDLLYFNGLPTAELTGLAYRGIGVALYSSAVFCFAPDIALAFHRALATGDDTSVNRLVDDFYRPLVELRAEGRGYAVSLVKAAVRRGGLDVGPVRPPLSEPAPEHVDALMRLVERGRAALKELGA
- a CDS encoding NAD-dependent epimerase/dehydratase family protein, coding for MPAPRTVLLTGAAGGVGTLMRELLPPLGYELRLLDVAPVPGAPDAIVADLADRAALREAVRGVDAIVHLAGISLESTFDKIMAANIAGTHHLYEAAREEGVPRVVFASSNHAVGFTRQPREGDPLVPVGTPHRPDTFYGLSKCFGEDLAQLYWDLHGVETVSVRIGSCFPEPTSVRMLSMWLSPADCARLLHAALTAEDVAHTIVYGSSANTRAWWDLSSARALGFTPRDDSEVYAEKLIADRGFPPEDSADALYLGGHFCVSPPQWPH
- a CDS encoding SDR family oxidoreductase, which encodes MDPRPLALVTGVGRTVGIGVGIADRLAESGWDVAFTYWTPYDRRMEWGEERGAAAAVTGRLAARGAACTAVEADLADPEAPARVFDTAEERLGRPVTALVMCHCESVDSGLLDTTVESFDRHFAVNARASWLLIREYGRRFTGTPGTGRIVALTSDHTVGNLPYGASKGALDRITLAAARELAHLGVTANVVNPGPVDTGWMTEPLREEMTRQTPLGRLGTPRDTAHLVDFLCSPEGQWINGQLLMSNGGLA
- a CDS encoding AraC family transcriptional regulator produces the protein MDEARVELDARYYANRMDLVDRERRPFAARFDTVVLGPLVIGDLSCGADVRMSFGELGAYHLNAPLSGRMEMRQGGAPIVATDTGALLLDPAGDTFLDRWTGDCRTLSVKVGAAELRDRLEALIGRPPRGPLVFAPGLDISRGPGLSWVRFARQVAAEALAGEGLARHELVARPLQEALLNGLLLAAEHPWREALAHPGEPRRPAPVKRVMDAVRERPEYPFTTTELALLARVSVRRLQESFREYVGMSPMAYVREVRLDRVREELRAAAPDEVGVSEVAWRWGFAHQGRFAARYREKYGESPSETLRGCR
- a CDS encoding TerD family protein, encoding MTAMTPGSNIPLTAARVAVDVAAPVRLDVSGLLLGANGKVRSDDDFIFYNQPSGPGVTYRSGGGAAPDAILVDTGAVPAGIERIVVTASPDAAGQTFQGIEPTATLRNADDGTVLATFTPPQLASETALVVVEIYLRNGAWKARAVGQGYANGLAGIATDFGVSVDDEPAAAPAAAAPAPVAPPAPVAPPVAPPAPPAPPVAPVDPRIAAATPSAPPAPASSGKINLDKGRVSLQKNQTVSLVKGGRPLLSQVKMGLGWEPAYRGKDIDLDASVIAYGPQRNHLDSCYFGKLSILNGSVKHSGDNLTGEGAGDDEVIVVDLGRLPADATGLVFTVNSFSGQKFTEVAKAYCRLIDAATGEELVRFDLTTAEPQTGVMMAKLIKQFTGEWEMTAMGEFVKSRTVRGMVKPAAQAL
- a CDS encoding 1-aminocyclopropane-1-carboxylate deaminase; the encoded protein is MPITDFDRYPLLFGPSPVHPLERLTHHLGGATLWAKREDCNSGVAYGGNKTRKLEYLVADALAQGCDTLVSIGGVQSNHTRQVAAVAARAGLRCVLVQESWVDWPDSVYDKVGNILISRLAGADVRLVKAGFGIGFKESWELALREVEESGGKPYAIPAGASDHRLGGLGFANWAYEVAEQERELGVLFDTVVVCSVTGSTQAGMVAGFAALAEEEGGPARRIIGVDASAKPVPTHEQITRIARDTAALIGVERPVTAADVELDERYHAGVYGVPDETTLDAMRLAARTEGMVTDPVYEGKSMAGLIDLVDRGEIGRDSTVLYAHLGGQPALNAYSALFS
- a CDS encoding GntR family transcriptional regulator; translation: MDALRPVGRTLLRDRAYEALREAIVRGDLAPGAPLKDADLAGRLGLSRAPVREALARLGDEGLVESKPQSYTRVTRPVSRVVRDAASVVRVMHELAARTGVPLLGPEGIRAMREANERFAAAVRASDVEAALQADDELHQVLVVASGNHAAAATIARYTPLIRRVERRLFGDAGSCGSAELHARLIDACAAGDAAEAVRVTTEIWAALEQLADDAIEVAEVTGIPAPTASAVASAAPVPAEPAAPAAPTSPGSAAG